From one Pontibacillus sp. HMF3514 genomic stretch:
- a CDS encoding M23 family metallopeptidase — MNTHKRRQKNKTGKKSFAVFTTLLFMGLIGFVFISQTGAKTTIPGKYGETSLGTFAPGVIREITLEQKQEEIRLLQERKKANMEAAYFSTDQTAESIMNSEWAIMPEVASRGDVVLVRHNKPGKVSWQGKEYTLTSFGTGYYTYLPIPINLDSGSYSIGNKTLTIQDKTFETQYIQVSEENQNIARDTEQIMKDQAKIDKARSQSADEFLFPADSAFIKPIEGPVTTPFGYTRYINGEYSGSHTAIDWAAPTGTPVKATNDGVVALADNLHLTGNSVYIDHGMDMFSQYIHMSELNVEAGDKVEKGDIIGKVGSTGFSTGPHMHFTFWVHNVPVNPNLYLGTTPFQTDKQVE, encoded by the coding sequence TTGAACACTCATAAGAGAAGGCAGAAAAATAAGACGGGGAAGAAATCCTTTGCTGTATTCACCACCCTATTGTTCATGGGACTAATCGGTTTTGTATTTATTTCACAGACTGGAGCGAAAACGACCATTCCAGGAAAGTATGGAGAAACCTCTCTTGGAACATTTGCCCCAGGTGTTATTCGTGAAATTACCCTGGAACAAAAACAAGAAGAGATAAGACTTTTACAAGAACGAAAAAAAGCGAATATGGAAGCAGCCTACTTTTCTACTGATCAAACCGCAGAAAGTATTATGAATTCTGAATGGGCGATTATGCCTGAGGTTGCATCAAGAGGCGATGTCGTTTTAGTACGCCACAATAAGCCTGGAAAAGTAAGCTGGCAAGGGAAAGAATACACCTTAACCTCTTTTGGAACCGGGTATTACACGTACCTACCTATCCCAATCAATTTAGACTCTGGGAGTTATTCAATTGGCAATAAAACCTTAACGATTCAAGATAAAACATTCGAAACGCAATACATTCAAGTATCTGAAGAAAACCAAAACATTGCACGGGACACGGAACAAATCATGAAAGACCAAGCTAAAATTGATAAAGCTCGAAGTCAATCAGCTGATGAATTTCTCTTTCCTGCAGATTCGGCATTCATTAAACCTATTGAGGGTCCTGTAACAACACCATTTGGTTACACACGCTATATAAATGGCGAATACTCTGGCAGTCATACAGCTATTGACTGGGCCGCACCAACAGGAACGCCAGTAAAAGCAACAAATGATGGCGTAGTGGCACTTGCCGACAACCTTCATCTAACAGGTAACTCTGTCTATATTGATCACGGTATGGATATGTTCTCTCAGTATATTCACATGTCAGAGCTCAATGTAGAAGCAGGAGATAAAGTCGAAAAAGGTGACATCATCGGAAAAGTCGGAAGTACCGGTTTCTCTACCGGACCTCATATGCACTTCACCTTCTGGGTTCACAACGTTCCTGTTAATCCAAATTTATATTTAGGTACAACACCTTTTCAAACAGACAAGCAGGTTGAGTAA
- a CDS encoding CoA pyrophosphatase, with the protein MNHKSIQDKLKSATPKLIGQDHIKRYSLLLPLIEKEDGMHLLFEVRSLNMRRQPGEVCFPGGKVDEEDEDTQYTAVREAVEELGVRRDRIKDIYSFGYMVSPFGMKVDAYVGFLKCDEQDLTPNPKEVAEVFTVPLDFLLNTEPDIHYIQMEVQPEGEFPYHLIPNGENYKWSKRRYAEHFYYYGDQVIWGLTARILHDFIQEIRKQ; encoded by the coding sequence ATGAACCATAAATCTATTCAGGATAAGCTAAAGTCAGCTACACCTAAGCTTATTGGTCAGGATCATATTAAAAGGTACTCTCTTTTACTGCCACTTATAGAAAAAGAGGATGGAATGCATCTATTGTTTGAAGTTCGTTCTTTAAATATGCGGCGTCAGCCAGGTGAGGTTTGTTTTCCTGGAGGAAAAGTGGATGAGGAAGATGAGGATACGCAGTATACAGCTGTTCGTGAAGCGGTGGAAGAGCTAGGTGTTAGGAGAGATAGAATAAAGGATATTTACTCTTTCGGTTATATGGTGTCACCATTTGGAATGAAAGTAGATGCGTATGTGGGGTTTTTAAAGTGTGATGAACAAGATTTAACCCCAAATCCAAAAGAGGTAGCAGAAGTTTTCACAGTTCCTTTGGATTTTCTTCTTAACACAGAGCCTGATATTCATTACATACAGATGGAGGTTCAGCCTGAAGGTGAATTTCCTTACCATCTAATTCCGAACGGAGAAAACTACAAGTGGTCCAAGAGACGTTATGCGGAGCATTTTTATTACTATGGTGACCAGGTGATTTGGGGATTGACGGCTCGTATTTTACATGACTTTATTCAAGAAATAAGGAAGCAATAA
- the ectB gene encoding diaminobutyrate--2-oxoglutarate transaminase: protein MNNSLNVFEELESNVRSYCRSFPTKFTKAKGHKLWDVNHKEYLDFFSGAGALNYGHNDPNMKEKLVEYITNDGITHSLDMASTTKEKFLTTFNETILKPRNLEYKVMFPGPTGTNTVESALKLARKVTGRTEVVSFTNGFHGMTIGSLSVTGNAMKRKGAGIPLQNAVTMPFDNYMDHEFDTIDYLEHYLNDSGSGIEIPAAVILETVQGEGGLNTARFEWLKKLETLCKRWGILLIIDDVQAGVGRTGTFFSFEPANIQPDIVCMSKSLSGYGLPFAITLIKPEHDNWLPGEHNGTFRGNNMAFVTATEALNYWKDPSFEKNIQENAKKITHFLDRLISKYPDMKGLRKGRGIMQGISVSKEGFSEKVAALAFEKGLIMETAGANDEVFKLFPPINIDEKALEKGFEIIEAAVKEVVEEKELVTS from the coding sequence ATGAATAATAGTTTAAACGTATTTGAAGAACTTGAATCCAATGTACGTTCCTATTGCCGAAGCTTCCCAACTAAGTTCACGAAAGCAAAAGGACATAAGTTGTGGGATGTTAATCATAAAGAATACTTAGACTTCTTTAGTGGTGCTGGAGCATTAAACTACGGTCATAATGATCCAAACATGAAGGAAAAACTAGTCGAATACATTACGAATGATGGCATTACACATAGCTTAGACATGGCTTCTACTACTAAAGAGAAATTCTTAACTACATTTAACGAAACCATCCTTAAACCTCGCAACTTGGAATATAAAGTCATGTTCCCCGGACCAACTGGCACAAACACTGTAGAAAGTGCGTTAAAGCTTGCTCGAAAAGTAACGGGTCGTACTGAAGTGGTTAGCTTTACGAACGGTTTCCATGGCATGACGATCGGATCACTATCTGTAACAGGTAATGCAATGAAACGAAAAGGTGCAGGTATTCCCCTTCAGAACGCAGTTACCATGCCTTTTGACAACTATATGGATCATGAATTTGATACCATTGATTACCTTGAGCACTATTTAAACGATAGTGGTAGTGGTATAGAAATCCCTGCAGCTGTTATTTTAGAAACCGTTCAAGGAGAAGGTGGGCTCAACACTGCTCGCTTTGAATGGCTGAAAAAACTTGAAACTTTATGTAAACGTTGGGGAATCTTACTGATCATTGATGATGTTCAGGCAGGTGTGGGAAGAACCGGAACATTCTTCAGCTTCGAGCCAGCTAATATTCAACCTGATATTGTATGTATGTCTAAATCCCTTAGTGGTTATGGTCTACCATTTGCCATCACATTGATTAAGCCTGAGCACGACAATTGGCTACCTGGTGAACATAACGGTACATTCCGTGGAAACAATATGGCGTTTGTAACAGCAACAGAAGCACTGAATTATTGGAAAGACCCTTCCTTTGAAAAAAACATTCAAGAAAATGCTAAAAAAATCACACACTTCTTAGATAGACTGATTTCTAAGTACCCTGATATGAAAGGGCTACGTAAAGGCCGAGGTATCATGCAAGGGATATCAGTAAGCAAAGAAGGTTTTTCTGAAAAAGTTGCTGCATTAGCATTTGAAAAAGGGCTTATTATGGAAACAGCTGGAGCAAATGATGAAGTATTTAAGCTTTTCCCACCTATTAACATTGATGAAAAAGCTCTAGAAAAAGGCTTTGAAATTATTGAAGCTGCTGTTAAGGAAGTTGTAGAGGAAAAAGAATTAGTTACTTCTTAA
- the ectA gene encoding diaminobutyrate acetyltransferase — protein sequence MTSKTESPIVDQVTYDIPSVEDGTSMWELVNNSSLDQNSPYKYLMMCEYFSETCVVAKEKDKLVGFITAFIPPQRSNVIFIWQIGIDSSYRGNGIASKMLNTLVERESCKYVCYMEATVTPSNEASKSLFKRFARDHETTCEVTTGFPEELFPGEGHEEELTFRIGPFS from the coding sequence ATGACCTCGAAAACTGAATCCCCTATTGTTGATCAAGTAACATATGATATACCAAGTGTTGAAGATGGAACATCCATGTGGGAGCTTGTTAACAACTCATCCCTCGATCAAAACTCTCCCTATAAATACCTAATGATGTGTGAATATTTTTCCGAAACCTGTGTAGTTGCTAAGGAAAAAGATAAACTAGTTGGTTTTATAACAGCTTTTATCCCACCCCAACGAAGTAATGTTATTTTCATTTGGCAAATTGGGATCGACTCTTCTTACCGTGGCAATGGCATAGCATCGAAAATGTTAAATACGTTAGTGGAGCGCGAAAGCTGCAAATATGTTTGCTACATGGAAGCCACAGTCACCCCATCAAATGAAGCATCTAAATCATTATTTAAACGCTTCGCTCGTGACCATGAAACAACGTGTGAAGTGACAACCGGTTTTCCTGAGGAATTGTTCCCTGGAGAAGGACATGAAGAAGAACTCACCTTTCGTATTGGCCCCTTTTCATAA
- a CDS encoding PAS domain-containing sensor histidine kinase yields MRDLIHSKLTKRYLIVAIIVAIVSLTAIYYFTTQLLFHSMREEIEYRNDLMAKSISKKTSFMFEKMVNDARVISEFYRINDNQDLYREEMERIIVHNPLYLYMNIIDESGEPVSTIPNVHSSSASYKQIVERLEWSKTFYISNLIKLDDGRSTIALGYPILDETGAYKGAVIGYVNLHVLSEYLRQVKLGKKGVNALIDQNGTIIAHTNDYYLGKSLRSPTLKNYLYKSRFGIWRGELFGSEMLLAYRPIESGGFGLIVGESTDQALLPANNVQSVLLRGFIIALLVTVLFTFVGVSRVVKPITKLTNQAHQYKEGRRSSFDLIETGDEIENLSFTMNEMASDLRDKERRLFYILESVPYGVITTDQEGRVMTFNKGAEQLTLYKREEALGKYIIDLPLKATKHEFISWKTLKEGKQFHELESYIYDKEGKKHDVRMYSSLFTGDENQIIGAILVIRDVEEIKKLEEFLRQSERLASLGQLTAGIAHEIKNPISIIQAATEAIQFDLSEEEIDEDLINEMTDDILETSERLNDLLADFLKMSRGDMTENREKVNLVVLLNEILSLLRNQFEDRRIQLEKDYGVEEAYVLGDSSHLSQVFLNMILNGIQAIESQGTFKVKISDQETEWNIELEDNGGGIPESHLNWIFTPFYTTKNEGTGLGLSIAHEIVTQHGGKVEASSEGDHTTMKIQLPKIKHQSEGEDE; encoded by the coding sequence TTGCGAGATCTAATCCACTCGAAACTAACAAAGCGTTATTTAATCGTTGCTATTATTGTTGCAATTGTTTCTTTAACTGCAATCTATTATTTTACGACCCAATTACTTTTCCATTCCATGAGAGAGGAAATTGAGTATCGAAATGATTTGATGGCTAAATCGATCAGTAAAAAAACGAGCTTTATGTTTGAGAAAATGGTCAATGATGCGCGAGTTATTTCTGAGTTTTATCGTATAAATGATAATCAAGATTTATATAGAGAAGAAATGGAACGAATTATTGTCCATAATCCACTCTATCTATATATGAATATTATTGATGAATCAGGAGAGCCAGTATCAACCATTCCAAATGTTCATTCCAGTTCTGCCTCCTATAAGCAAATTGTAGAACGGTTAGAATGGAGCAAAACTTTCTATATCTCAAATCTAATAAAATTAGATGATGGTAGAAGTACTATTGCTCTAGGTTACCCTATCCTTGACGAGACAGGGGCCTATAAAGGTGCGGTAATTGGATATGTAAACTTACATGTCTTGTCTGAGTACTTAAGACAGGTTAAGTTAGGAAAGAAAGGTGTTAACGCGTTAATTGATCAAAATGGTACCATTATTGCACATACGAATGACTATTATTTAGGGAAGTCATTAAGGAGTCCTACCTTAAAAAATTATTTATATAAAAGTCGATTCGGAATTTGGCGTGGAGAATTATTTGGAAGTGAAATGCTGTTAGCTTATCGTCCTATAGAGTCAGGGGGATTTGGACTCATTGTGGGTGAGTCTACAGACCAAGCATTGTTGCCTGCCAATAATGTTCAATCTGTACTTCTGCGCGGATTTATCATAGCATTACTGGTTACCGTTTTGTTCACATTTGTTGGGGTATCAAGGGTGGTTAAACCTATTACGAAGTTAACAAATCAAGCACATCAATATAAAGAGGGAAGACGATCAAGTTTCGACCTTATTGAGACAGGGGATGAGATTGAAAACTTATCCTTTACAATGAATGAAATGGCTAGTGATTTGAGGGATAAAGAGAGAAGGCTCTTTTATATCTTGGAATCTGTCCCGTATGGTGTAATCACAACTGACCAAGAGGGGCGGGTCATGACTTTTAATAAAGGGGCAGAACAGCTCACTCTATATAAACGAGAAGAAGCATTAGGGAAATATATTATTGATCTTCCATTGAAGGCAACCAAACATGAGTTTATTTCGTGGAAAACGTTAAAAGAGGGAAAGCAATTTCATGAACTCGAAAGCTACATATATGACAAAGAAGGAAAAAAACATGACGTTCGAATGTATTCTTCTTTATTCACTGGTGATGAGAATCAAATTATTGGAGCCATCCTTGTCATACGTGATGTGGAAGAGATCAAAAAGTTAGAGGAGTTCTTAAGGCAAAGCGAACGTCTAGCTTCACTTGGACAGTTAACTGCAGGGATTGCTCATGAAATTAAAAACCCGATTAGCATCATTCAAGCTGCAACAGAGGCAATTCAATTCGATTTATCTGAAGAAGAAATTGATGAAGATCTAATTAATGAGATGACCGATGACATACTCGAAACCTCTGAGAGGTTAAATGATTTACTTGCTGATTTCTTGAAAATGTCTAGAGGTGATATGACTGAGAACAGGGAAAAAGTTAATCTTGTTGTATTATTAAATGAGATACTCTCGTTATTACGTAACCAATTTGAAGATCGTAGAATTCAGTTGGAAAAAGATTATGGAGTAGAAGAGGCTTATGTGCTTGGGGATTCTAGTCATCTTTCACAGGTATTCTTAAATATGATCTTAAATGGGATTCAAGCTATTGAAAGTCAGGGTACCTTTAAAGTGAAAATATCAGATCAAGAAACGGAATGGAATATTGAGTTAGAGGACAATGGTGGAGGAATACCTGAATCTCATTTAAATTGGATCTTTACTCCTTTTTATACAACTAAGAACGAAGGAACAGGTTTAGGGCTATCCATAGCACATGAAATTGTAACTCAACATGGTGGAAAAGTAGAAGCTTCCTCAGAAGGGGACCATACAACTATGAAGATTCAGTTGCCGAAGATTAAGCACCAAAGTGAAGGGGAGGATGAGTAA
- a CDS encoding sigma-54 dependent transcriptional regulator, translating to MERILLVDDEPKILKIFHSSLTKKGYDVQTAANGQEARNKILEHDPELVFLDLKLPDTSGLELLEEFRGMYPNKVYIMMTAYGNVENAVAAMKVGAFDYIIKPIKLNELLVVIQKASDWLTVNQENQCLKEKLHRIETSNELLGISSIMKRIYQLVQRVAPTDASVLLQGESGTGKSKVAQMIHEQSERRNAPFVPVNCASIPEQLLESELFGHEKGSFTGATSTRKGKFEAANGGTIFLDEIGEISTAFQAKLLQVTQDKSFMRVGSDKLQTVDVRIITATNKDLKELVNLKEFREDLFYRLNIVDIFIPPLRERRDDIPMLVESFLEYHRQKHSKNFQASTKLINLLMDYHWPGNVRELQNAIERAVVLCPGAQLSIDDFPQEIRERKQNSTVSKSLSLPERIADEEKRMILEALDEGLGQPAAAAKRLGISRQSLLYKMNKYFSEDG from the coding sequence ATGGAGCGCATTTTACTGGTAGATGATGAACCGAAAATCCTGAAAATTTTTCACTCGTCCTTAACCAAAAAAGGTTATGATGTTCAAACAGCAGCGAATGGACAAGAGGCTAGAAATAAAATATTAGAACATGACCCTGAGTTAGTCTTCCTTGATCTCAAGCTTCCTGACACAAGTGGATTAGAATTGCTTGAAGAATTCAGAGGAATGTATCCTAACAAGGTTTATATTATGATGACTGCCTATGGAAATGTAGAAAATGCTGTGGCTGCAATGAAGGTAGGAGCTTTCGATTATATAATTAAACCAATTAAATTAAATGAGTTATTGGTTGTCATTCAGAAAGCCTCAGATTGGCTAACAGTGAATCAAGAAAACCAATGCTTAAAGGAAAAATTACATAGAATTGAGACTTCCAATGAGTTACTTGGCATTAGCAGTATAATGAAACGAATTTATCAGCTAGTTCAACGAGTGGCTCCAACTGACGCAAGTGTTTTATTACAGGGAGAAAGCGGGACAGGAAAAAGCAAAGTAGCTCAAATGATACACGAACAAAGTGAACGAAGGAATGCTCCCTTTGTTCCAGTCAATTGTGCATCCATACCTGAACAACTTCTAGAAAGTGAATTATTTGGACACGAAAAAGGGTCATTCACCGGGGCAACCTCTACACGTAAGGGGAAATTTGAAGCGGCCAATGGAGGTACGATTTTTTTAGATGAGATAGGTGAAATTTCTACAGCATTTCAGGCAAAATTACTTCAAGTGACCCAAGATAAATCCTTCATGCGCGTAGGAAGTGACAAATTACAGACTGTTGATGTGAGGATAATAACAGCAACTAATAAAGACCTTAAAGAGTTAGTGAATCTCAAAGAATTTCGTGAAGACTTGTTTTATCGTCTAAATATTGTAGATATTTTTATTCCTCCACTCAGAGAACGTAGAGATGATATACCGATGCTTGTAGAGAGTTTTTTAGAATATCATCGGCAGAAACACAGTAAAAATTTTCAGGCTTCAACTAAATTAATAAATCTTCTTATGGATTATCATTGGCCTGGTAATGTACGTGAGCTTCAAAATGCTATAGAGCGAGCAGTTGTTCTTTGTCCTGGAGCTCAATTGTCAATTGATGACTTCCCCCAAGAGATTAGGGAAAGAAAACAGAACTCAACAGTGTCGAAAAGCTTGTCATTACCTGAACGAATCGCAGATGAAGAAAAGAGAATGATTTTGGAAGCTCTTGATGAAGGACTTGGCCAACCAGCAGCAGCTGCCAAAAGGTTAGGGATTTCACGACAGAGTCTTCTTTATAAAATGAACAAATATTTTTCAGAAGATGGGTAA
- a CDS encoding ABC transporter permease, producing the protein MEILEFIQSNWVELLNLTVEHIKLVGLAVGISVLTGVPFGIYISQHESLANLVLAIAGIIMTIPSIALFGLMIPLFSLINQGIGFVPAIVALILYSQLPIIRNTYIAIKNVDPNTKDAAVGMGMTTKQRLFKVEIPLALPVIMAGVRMAIVLTIGICAIAAYIGAGGLGMYIARGISTSYTTMVQVGAISVALLAISVDFALGVLQKRLSYKGVKS; encoded by the coding sequence ATGGAGATTCTAGAATTTATTCAATCTAACTGGGTTGAATTGCTCAACTTAACCGTAGAGCACATCAAGTTGGTAGGACTAGCAGTCGGAATTTCAGTTTTAACAGGAGTCCCTTTTGGGATTTATATTTCTCAACATGAGTCTTTAGCGAACTTAGTTTTAGCTATTGCAGGAATTATTATGACAATTCCAAGTATAGCCTTATTTGGACTCATGATTCCTCTTTTTTCATTAATTAATCAAGGAATTGGGTTTGTGCCAGCAATTGTAGCTTTAATTCTATATTCTCAACTGCCTATAATCCGTAATACGTATATTGCGATTAAAAATGTTGATCCAAATACAAAGGATGCAGCAGTTGGAATGGGGATGACCACGAAACAACGTCTCTTCAAGGTGGAAATTCCATTAGCCCTCCCAGTAATTATGGCAGGTGTAAGAATGGCCATTGTATTGACAATCGGTATTTGTGCCATTGCTGCTTACATAGGGGCTGGAGGATTAGGAATGTACATTGCAAGAGGTATATCTACGAGTTACACAACGATGGTGCAGGTTGGTGCAATTTCTGTTGCTTTGTTAGCCATATCCGTAGATTTTGCCTTAGGCGTATTGCAAAAAAGGCTGTCATACAAAGGAGTAAAATCATAA
- a CDS encoding ABC transporter ATP-binding protein translates to MIHFKDVSKVYKSAEKEVTAVDQINLHVDEGETCVFLGPSGCGKTTLLRMVNRLISITDGTIEVNGKNIKDMDTIKLRRSIGYVIQQNGLFPNMTIEDNICVVPKMLGWDQSKIKTRYNDLMEMMGLNPDEFRKRFPFELSGGQQQRVGVARALAGDPPVMLMDEPFGALDPVIREHLQNEFKRIQKDLKKTILFVSHDVDEALRLGDKIAIFDSGKLMQHDTPDQILSNPKNDKVVEFIGQDRMLKRLTLLKVEDLMSHIVGFQTRHGGELNNDIPTVSSQDTLKTALSLLLASPVGEAKVVDEFQNVLGVIKVSDFDQLTNVHPDQLLAAR, encoded by the coding sequence TTGATTCATTTTAAAGATGTGTCGAAAGTTTATAAATCAGCTGAAAAAGAGGTCACAGCAGTTGATCAGATTAATTTACATGTAGATGAAGGAGAAACTTGTGTCTTTTTAGGGCCCTCAGGCTGTGGAAAAACTACACTCCTAAGAATGGTAAATCGACTTATTTCAATAACGGATGGGACGATTGAAGTTAATGGGAAAAACATTAAAGATATGGATACCATCAAACTTAGACGGTCAATTGGGTATGTCATTCAACAAAATGGGTTGTTTCCAAATATGACTATTGAGGATAACATTTGTGTTGTTCCGAAAATGTTAGGATGGGATCAATCTAAAATAAAAACAAGGTACAATGACTTAATGGAGATGATGGGGCTTAATCCAGATGAATTCAGAAAGCGCTTTCCTTTTGAGCTGTCAGGTGGGCAACAACAGAGAGTTGGTGTAGCCCGTGCATTAGCAGGCGATCCCCCTGTCATGTTAATGGATGAACCATTCGGCGCATTGGACCCAGTGATTCGTGAGCACCTTCAGAATGAATTTAAACGAATTCAAAAGGATTTAAAGAAAACCATCTTGTTTGTAAGTCATGATGTAGATGAAGCTTTAAGACTTGGAGATAAAATAGCGATCTTTGATTCAGGAAAGCTTATGCAACATGATACACCTGATCAAATCCTATCTAATCCCAAAAATGATAAGGTCGTAGAATTCATTGGGCAGGATCGCATGTTGAAGCGTTTAACTTTATTAAAAGTTGAAGATCTTATGTCACATATTGTGGGTTTTCAAACTAGACATGGTGGAGAACTAAACAATGATATTCCAACCGTTTCTAGTCAAGATACCCTGAAAACTGCACTTTCTCTTTTACTTGCTAGTCCGGTTGGTGAAGCAAAAGTTGTAGATGAATTTCAAAATGTTTTAGGGGTTATAAAGGTTTCAGATTTTGATCAGTTAACGAATGTTCATCCTGATCAGTTATTAGCTGCAAGGTAA
- a CDS encoding ABC transporter permease → MSNRRMVGVIKVSLYVVIFAILLWAYFSGAFQFIVDNPGDLIYLTKQHIKLVGISSILAILVAVSLGVFITRPRFKKFEGVVMNFANVGQTVPSLAILALVMSYMGLGWQTAVFALWFNSLLPILRNTLAGINNVDSSIIDAGRGMGMKERQILWKLELPNAMYAIMGGIRTAVVINVGSAALAFLIGGGGLGDLIFTGISLYDTGIMLAGTVPVIILAISIDFLLGGFEKLVISKGLKRDLDMA, encoded by the coding sequence TTGTCGAATCGTAGAATGGTAGGTGTTATTAAAGTTTCGCTTTATGTGGTAATATTTGCGATTTTACTTTGGGCTTATTTTTCAGGTGCCTTTCAGTTTATCGTTGATAACCCGGGTGATCTAATTTATTTAACTAAACAACACATTAAGCTTGTAGGTATCTCCTCTATTTTAGCAATTTTGGTAGCGGTTTCATTGGGTGTGTTTATTACAAGACCGAGATTTAAAAAGTTTGAAGGAGTAGTCATGAACTTTGCAAATGTTGGGCAAACCGTCCCGAGTTTAGCAATATTAGCATTGGTCATGAGTTACATGGGGCTTGGTTGGCAGACTGCTGTCTTTGCACTTTGGTTTAACTCATTATTACCTATCCTCCGTAATACACTAGCAGGAATCAACAATGTAGATTCTTCTATTATAGATGCAGGTAGAGGAATGGGAATGAAAGAAAGGCAAATTTTATGGAAATTAGAATTACCAAATGCCATGTATGCCATTATGGGTGGAATCCGAACTGCGGTGGTTATTAATGTGGGGTCAGCTGCGCTAGCTTTTCTTATAGGAGGAGGGGGACTGGGTGACTTGATCTTTACTGGAATCTCCTTATACGATACTGGAATAATGCTAGCTGGAACAGTACCCGTTATCATTCTAGCAATCTCCATCGACTTTTTACTCGGTGGATTTGAGAAACTTGTTATTTCAAAAGGGTTAAAAAGAGATTTAGATATGGCTTAA
- a CDS encoding glycine betaine ABC transporter substrate-binding protein, whose protein sequence is MKKFSLIGTMVLLIVFSLAACSNSSGGSSGDSKGTIKIGGKGFTEQQILSTMTSIYLKEKGYDVEEASNMGSTVVRKALENGQVDMYWEYTGTALVIFQKQDPLADSEKAYQKVKETDEKEGLMWLEKADLNNTYSILMKEEKAKDLGIKSVSDLADYVNKNPNKLKFASNAEFYARDDGIKGLQEHYGFEFPSKNVVKMDSGLLYNALKDGQVDVSVGFATDGRIKGFNLTALEDDKDFFPAYNVAPVVREEVLNNYPELNDLMNKVSGNLNTEAMMQLNYKVDVEHKEVSLVARNWLKEQGLIE, encoded by the coding sequence ATGAAAAAGTTTTCTTTAATTGGAACTATGGTTCTGTTAATAGTATTTAGTCTTGCTGCTTGTAGTAACTCATCAGGTGGAAGTTCAGGGGATTCTAAAGGAACAATTAAGATAGGAGGAAAAGGGTTTACCGAACAGCAAATTCTTTCAACTATGACATCTATCTACCTTAAGGAAAAAGGCTATGATGTTGAAGAAGCCAGTAACATGGGAAGCACTGTGGTTAGGAAAGCACTAGAAAATGGTCAGGTTGATATGTATTGGGAGTACACAGGAACAGCTTTAGTTATTTTTCAGAAACAAGATCCTTTAGCTGATTCAGAGAAAGCTTATCAAAAAGTAAAAGAAACAGATGAAAAAGAAGGCCTTATGTGGTTAGAAAAAGCAGATCTTAATAACACCTATTCAATTTTAATGAAGGAGGAAAAGGCTAAAGATTTAGGCATTAAATCTGTATCCGATTTAGCTGATTACGTTAATAAAAATCCAAATAAATTAAAATTCGCATCAAACGCAGAATTTTATGCTCGTGATGACGGCATTAAAGGACTACAAGAACATTATGGCTTTGAGTTTCCATCTAAAAATGTAGTAAAGATGGATTCAGGATTACTCTATAATGCTTTAAAAGATGGACAAGTTGATGTCTCTGTTGGGTTTGCAACAGATGGAAGAATTAAAGGGTTTAATTTAACAGCGTTAGAAGATGACAAAGATTTCTTCCCTGCCTATAATGTTGCTCCGGTTGTAAGAGAGGAAGTATTAAATAATTATCCTGAGTTAAATGATTTAATGAACAAGGTCTCTGGTAATTTAAACACAGAAGCCATGATGCAATTAAATTATAAAGTTGATGTAGAGCATAAAGAAGTTTCACTGGTAGCGCGAAATTGGTTAAAAGAACAAGGGTTAATTGAGTAA